The sequence GCGCCGGTATTCCTGGCCGCCCTGGTGGGGCGGCTCTCGTACGGGACGGTGGCGCTGGCCCTGGTCCTGACGGTCCGTGACACCACCGGGTCCTACACCTCCGTCGGCGCGGTGCTGGCCCTGTTCGGACTGACCGCGGCCGCACTCGCCCCGGTGCGGGCCGCCCTGATCGACCGTCACGGTGCGCGCCGGGTACTGCCGGTGCTGGCCGCGCCGTACGCGGCCCTGCTGCTCCTGCTCGCCTGCGCGGGGCCGCGCTGGTTGCCGCTGCTGGCCGCAGTGGCCGGTGCCTGCGCTCCACCGCTCGGACCGGTGCTGCGGGCCCGGCTCAGCGAGCTGCTCGGGGCCGGCCGGTGGTCGCTCCGGGGAGGCCGACCCCTCCTCGCTCGTCAGCTCTCCGGGCGCGTCCGCGCCAGCGTGGACACCGCCAGCGTGATCTGCTCCTCCGTCAGGTCCGCCCGCGCCGTCAGCCGCAGCCGCGAGTAGCCGTCCGGGACGGACGGCGGGCGGAAGCACCCCACCGCCAGCCCGGCCCGGCGGCAGTCCGCCGCCCAAGCGAGCGCTTGCTCAGGGCCGGGGGCCCGGACCGAGACGACGGCCGCGTCCGGGGTGCTCGCCGTCAGTCCGGCGGCGGTGAGTCGGGCGGCCAGGGTGTGGGCCACCTCGCGGGCCCGCTCGGCCCGCGAGGGCTCGGCGCGCAGCAGGCGCAGCGCGGCCAGTGCGGCGCCCACCGCCGCCGGTGCCAGGCCGGTGTCGAAGATGAAGGTGCGGGCGGTCTCGACCAGGTGCCGGATCACCCGGGCCGGCCCGAGCACCACCCCGCCCTGCGAGCCGAGCGACTTGGACAGGGTGGCGGTGGCGACGGTGTCGGGCTCCCCCGCCAGCCCGGCGGCCAGCAGCGCGCCCCGCCCGCCGGGGCCGAGCACCCCGAGGCCGTGCGCGTCGTCCACCAGGAGCGCCGCGCCGTGCGCCCGGGCGGCGGCGGAGAGCTCGGGCAGCCGGGCGGCGTTTCCGTCCACCGAGAAGACGGTGTCGCTGACGACCAGCGCCCGCGGCTGGCTGCGCTCGGCCAGCGCGGCGGCGACGGCGGCCGGGTCGCCGTGCGGGGAGCGGTGGACGGCGGCGCGGGAGAGCCGGCAGCCGTCGATCAGCGAGGCGTGGTTGTAGGCGTCCGAGACGATCAGCGTGTCGGGGTCGGTCAGCGCGGTGAGCGCGGCCAGGTTGGCGGCGTAGCCGGAGGAGAAGACCAGCGCCGCCTCCACCCCGTAGAAGTCGGCCAGCTCGACTTCCAGTTCCGTGTGCAGCGCCGTGGTGCCCGTGACCAGGCGCGATCCCGTCGATCCGCCGCCCCAGCGCCGGGCCGCCTCGGCAGCGGCCTCGGTGACCACGGGGTGGTGGGTCAGGCCGAGGTAGTCGTTGCTGGCGAGGTCGAGCACCGGGTCCTCGGCGGGGCGGCTGCGCAGGGTCCGGGTGAGTCCGGCCTTCGCGCGCAGCTCCGCGGCCTCGTCGAGCCAGTCGAAGACGGTGGCCGGGGCGTACGGGCGGGCGGGGGCGGAGGGCTCGATCATGAATCGCAGACTGGCACGCCGGGCGCACCAAGGGCAACGTAATCCGCTGCACACCGGGGTCGGCGCAGGTGAACGATAGGGTAAGCAGGTGACCCTCCTTGACCTGATGCCCAAGCCCGCCGACGCCGATGCGCTGTACACCACCTTCGCCGCGTGGGCCGAGGAGCGGGGCATCACGCTGTACCCCGCCCAGGAGGACGCGCTGATCGAGCTGTTCACCGGCGCCAACGTGATCCTGGCGACCCCGACCGGCTCGGGGAAGTCGCTGGTCGCGGCCGGTGCGCACTTCGCGGCGTTGGCCGAGGGCAAGCGGACCTTCTACACCGCGCCGATCAAGGCGCTGGTCTCGGAGAAGTTCTTCGACCTCTGCAAGATCTTCGGCACCGAGCAGGTCGGCATGATGACCGGCGACGCGAGCGTGAACCCGACCGCGCCGATCATCTGCTGCACGGCGGAGGTGCTGGCCAACATCGCGCTGCGGGACGGCGACCGGGCCGACATCGGCCAAGTGGTGATGGACGAGTTCCACTTCTACGCGGAGCCGGACCGCGGTTGGGCCTGGCAGATCCCGATCCTGGAGCTGCCGCAGGTGCAGTTCCTGCTGATGTCGGCGACGCTGGGCGACGTCCGCCGGTTCGAGACGGACCTGACCCGGCGCACCGGCCGGCCGACCACCGTGGTCCGCTCGGCGACCCGTCCGGTCCCGCTGTTCTACGAGTACAAGCGCACCACCCTGCACGACACCCTGGAGGAGTTGCTGACGACCGGTCAGGCCCCGGTCTACGTCGTGCACTTCACCCAGAAGGAGGCGGTGGAGCGGGCCCAGTCGCTGATGAGCATCAACATGTGCTCGAAGGCGGAGAAGGACGCCATCGCCGCACTGATCGGCAACTTCCGTTTCACCACCAAGTTCGGCCGCAACCTGTCGCGTTACGTCCGGCACGGTATCGGCGTGCACCACGCGGGCATGCTGCCCAAGTACCGTCGCCTGGTCGAACGCCTCGCCCAGGCAGGCCTGTTGAAGGTGATCTGCGGCACCGACACGCTCGGCGTCGGGGTCAACGTGCCGATCCGCACCGTGCTGTTCACCGCGCTCTCCAAGTACGACGGGGTCAAGGTGCGGGTGCTGCGGGCCCGCGAGTTCCACCAGATCGC is a genomic window of Kitasatospora azatica KCTC 9699 containing:
- a CDS encoding MFS transporter, with protein sequence MNRMPGLAPVFLAALVGRLSYGTVALALVLTVRDTTGSYTSVGAVLALFGLTAAALAPVRAALIDRHGARRVLPVLAAPYAALLLLLACAGPRWLPLLAAVAGACAPPLGPVLRARLSELLGAGRWSLRGGRPLLARQLSGRVRASVDTASVICSSVRSARAVSRSRE
- a CDS encoding 8-amino-7-oxononanoate synthase codes for the protein MIEPSAPARPYAPATVFDWLDEAAELRAKAGLTRTLRSRPAEDPVLDLASNDYLGLTHHPVVTEAAAEAARRWGGGSTGSRLVTGTTALHTELEVELADFYGVEAALVFSSGYAANLAALTALTDPDTLIVSDAYNHASLIDGCRLSRAAVHRSPHGDPAAVAAALAERSQPRALVVSDTVFSVDGNAARLPELSAAARAHGAALLVDDAHGLGVLGPGGRGALLAAGLAGEPDTVATATLSKSLGSQGGVVLGPARVIRHLVETARTFIFDTGLAPAAVGAALAALRLLRAEPSRAERAREVAHTLAARLTAAGLTASTPDAAVVSVRAPGPEQALAWAADCRRAGLAVGCFRPPSVPDGYSRLRLTARADLTEEQITLAVSTLARTRPES